From Pontibacillus yanchengensis, the proteins below share one genomic window:
- a CDS encoding AraC family transcriptional regulator, translating into MAWVESMQKAIDYMEENLLDDISMERVAKEACTSVFHFQRMFTILTDMSVGEYVRRRRLTLAAHEISRADSKIIDIAYKYGYDTPESFSKAFRKQHGITPRETRTFTGKMQSYNRLIIQVNVKGAEPMQYEMVEKDAFQIVGTKRAVSCVGGQNHMEIPKMWDEVNAEGTDNELFQLNDGEVKGVLGVCIDKSYEKPNYIDYWIATAHEGDVPEGFVAREIPASKWAVFEVHGPMPDAMQKVWKQIISEWFPSSGYQYAGTPDLEVYLDEDPGSLDLYSEIWIPVK; encoded by the coding sequence ATGGCGTGGGTAGAATCTATGCAGAAGGCAATTGATTATATGGAAGAGAATTTACTAGATGATATATCGATGGAGCGTGTGGCAAAAGAGGCTTGTACATCGGTGTTTCATTTTCAGCGTATGTTTACGATCTTAACGGATATGTCTGTTGGCGAGTATGTAAGGCGTCGACGTTTAACGCTGGCAGCACATGAAATATCCCGAGCTGATAGTAAAATTATTGATATCGCCTACAAATATGGCTACGACACTCCTGAGTCTTTTTCGAAGGCTTTTCGAAAGCAACATGGTATTACCCCAAGAGAAACACGAACCTTTACGGGAAAGATGCAATCTTATAATCGCCTGATCATTCAGGTGAATGTGAAAGGGGCAGAGCCAATGCAATATGAAATGGTAGAGAAAGATGCGTTTCAAATCGTGGGGACGAAGCGAGCGGTTTCTTGTGTCGGTGGTCAGAATCATATGGAAATTCCAAAAATGTGGGATGAAGTGAACGCAGAAGGAACGGACAATGAGTTGTTTCAGTTGAATGATGGGGAGGTAAAAGGTGTACTTGGTGTTTGTATTGATAAGAGTTATGAAAAGCCAAATTACATTGATTATTGGATTGCCACAGCACATGAAGGGGATGTGCCTGAAGGTTTTGTAGCACGTGAAATTCCTGCTTCGAAATGGGCTGTGTTTGAAGTTCATGGTCCGATGCCAGACGCTATGCAAAAGGTATGGAAGCAAATTATTTCGGAATGGTTTCCATCTAGTGGGTATCAATATGCAGGTACTCCTGATTTAGAAGTATATTTGGATGAAGACCCAGGAAGTCTTGACCTTTATTCTGAAATCTGGATACCAGTTAAATAG
- a CDS encoding HAAS signaling domain-containing protein, whose product MEMVERYIYAVTQRLPENQREDIAEELRGIIEDMLEAHFGSQNYTEEQVHHVLLELGNPNELAEQYRGSKRYLIGPDLFPSFIFILKIVSLAIMTAMSIVFVIETIIEPSAVIGNFISMVTSLISAAAQAFAWITIGFAIADYKGIVPDDLKKNTTREWTPTDLPEIPDRKKQIKRADAIIGIIFSVVAIVFVTFSNELIGVPIFRNDELMGIIPVLNVESFNSLLPFIYTIVAISIGKECLKLIYGKWTKQLALLTMIINVVTLILVALLFTDQVVWNPGFMSEFVELGGVSSQDELYALIKQVWEQATFWTVIGFVVVTIIDTVVAFYKAYRK is encoded by the coding sequence ATGGAAATGGTTGAACGATATATATACGCAGTAACGCAACGATTGCCTGAAAACCAGAGAGAAGATATTGCTGAAGAATTACGTGGAATAATCGAGGATATGTTAGAGGCTCATTTTGGTTCTCAAAATTATACAGAAGAGCAAGTACATCACGTTCTTTTGGAACTTGGAAATCCTAATGAACTAGCCGAGCAATATAGAGGTTCCAAGCGCTACCTTATTGGTCCAGATCTATTTCCATCCTTTATCTTTATACTTAAAATCGTATCTCTCGCTATTATGACGGCAATGAGTATCGTTTTCGTAATCGAAACCATTATCGAACCTAGTGCTGTTATAGGGAACTTTATAAGCATGGTTACTTCCTTAATTAGTGCTGCTGCTCAAGCTTTTGCTTGGATTACAATCGGATTTGCGATAGCGGACTACAAAGGGATTGTTCCCGATGATTTGAAAAAGAACACTACAAGAGAGTGGACGCCAACAGACCTTCCGGAAATTCCTGACCGCAAAAAACAGATTAAACGAGCAGACGCAATCATCGGGATCATTTTCTCTGTTGTTGCTATAGTGTTTGTGACATTTTCCAACGAGTTAATTGGGGTTCCGATTTTTAGAAATGATGAGCTAATGGGAATCATCCCAGTTCTGAATGTAGAATCATTTAATAGTCTATTACCTTTTATTTATACCATCGTGGCCATAAGTATAGGGAAGGAATGTTTAAAGCTAATCTATGGGAAATGGACAAAACAACTAGCCCTTTTAACTATGATCATTAATGTTGTGACGTTAATTTTGGTTGCATTGTTGTTTACCGATCAAGTTGTTTGGAACCCTGGTTTCATGAGTGAATTTGTAGAACTTGGTGGTGTGAGCTCACAAGATGAACTGTATGCGCTGATTAAGCAAGTTTGGGAGCAAGCAACGTTTTGGACTGTCATAGGTTTTGTAGTTGTTACAATCATTGATACGGTTGTAGCTTTTTATAAGGCGTATCGAAAATAA
- a CDS encoding PadR family transcriptional regulator has product MSDTNELVNKLMQEVRRGTITIGVLSLLKEPQYGYSLVTMLKGKGVEVEPGTLYPLLRRLEKQGILESEWDTNESRPRKYYFLNTKGEEVYNMLCEEWKKIVTSMDGLIGYGGGDRNGNG; this is encoded by the coding sequence ATGAGCGATACCAATGAACTAGTGAATAAACTAATGCAAGAAGTGCGTAGGGGAACGATTACGATTGGTGTACTAAGCCTTCTGAAAGAGCCTCAATATGGGTATTCACTCGTTACAATGTTGAAAGGTAAAGGAGTTGAGGTAGAACCAGGCACTCTTTATCCGTTGCTTCGAAGGTTAGAGAAGCAAGGGATTTTAGAAAGTGAATGGGATACCAATGAAAGTCGGCCGCGAAAATATTATTTCCTTAATACAAAAGGTGAGGAAGTGTATAACATGCTATGTGAAGAGTGGAAAAAAATCGTAACAAGCATGGATGGATTAATTGGATATGGAGGAGGTGATAGAAATGGAAATGGTTGA